The Melanotaenia boesemani isolate fMelBoe1 chromosome 3, fMelBoe1.pri, whole genome shotgun sequence genome contains the following window.
CCTGCTCGCTGCAGCCTGGAATGCATCTGCCTCCTCGCTGCTTTTTAACTGCTTCCAGATGTGGGAACAAGTGTGCAGCCCATCCTTTTTCTCAACaataaaacttttatatttatCCTCCAGTTTCTTGCAGAAGCGTGTAACCTGTTTGCATGCGATCgcagtgtgtttgttgtttggaatgtttaacattttctgtGGAAAAGTGAGAATCTGTGTGTTCCTCCACAGTGTCCTCATTTGACGCATGGCAGGCAGATGTTCATTCATCCGGATCTGCAGAGTGTTATTGTCGTGCAGTCATGCAGAAAACTGGAGACAGCCCTGAAACCCACCTACCAGATTTCACTCTGCTTCCTTCCCATCCTGACTCAGAAGGAAATTTTTGCCTTCCATTGTTTCCCTCCAGACACGTGTCTCTGAAACCAAAGCTTCCCTGTTCTGTTTGGTCAGACCTGTTCCTCTGCAGCTtctataacatttatttaaacaagctTCCATTACAACAAGCTCCATGGGTGCACGTGCCTTAGTGGAGGACCAGTAGACTATGCTAGCCTGGGCTCCAGGCGTCCCGTTACACAAATATTCCTCATAATCCCTTGAGGCACTGCCTAATGTTTAACCAGAGCAGCAGCTTTGCATAGAAGGCATGAAGACCCTCTTCAGCTCAGGAACATTCCTGCTGTTAAAGAACAGGGACACGAGATCTTGTTCTCTGTGTGAAAAGAAACCAAGCCAAGCGGAAAAAGTTCCAGTTCTCAGGCAGAAAATCATTCATGTGCACATGTATCATCACTGCCTGTGTTTTCCATGCACGTCCTCAGAAACGAATGCTGCATCGCTCAAAGGTTCCTTTTTGTAAAACAGTTTAGTGTTGGTGGATCAGGGTTACACCCACTGAGCTAAAAACCTTTGTTATTTAGATTGTACGAAGCTTAAAAAACATCTTGGAGAAAGAGGTTTGGGAACTTTCTCAGTATGTCCGAAACTGTCTGAAGTACGATGCTAAGTGGTGAACTGGAGAAGCGCAGGTGTGAATCCTGGATGAAAGAATCAGGAATCTCCTTCAGGTCTCCCGGCGCTCGGACCGCGGAGCGCTTGTGTTGCAGGGCTAGAGTACAGCGACTGGTTCAGTCGTTTTCGTTTCCAGGTATCTGCTGACATCGTCAGATCTGCAGCACacatgctggtttccatggtttCCATTTCTTTGCCTctacatttcattaaaatgatgttCTATTATCAGCCTTGCTCTGGTCTTCTCTAGTCTCTGGCGGAGTAATGTGGCTCTACCTGTGATCACCCGCCCCCGAGCTGAGGAGGTCATGCATCTGGCCGTGGTGGCCTGCGGGGATCGTCTGGACGAGACCCTCATCATGGTTAAATCGGCCCTGCTGTTCAGCCTGAAAAAGATTGAGTTTCACATCTTTGCTGAGGACGCCTTGACCCCACAGTTTGAAGAAAGGGTAAGACACCTTTAGCAGACGTTTACCATACACCACAGTCTAATTTCATTCCTTCTGTAGCCTCTGATTTCAGATTTTATGCTGCATATGTTAAACTGTGCAGATGACAGCAAGATCAGAGCAGTTTTTACTCGTATGGCTCACTGTAGTGCCGGCAGAAAGCCGTTTTATCTCCAGGCCGAGGCATAATACATCACTTAGACATCATCCTTTGTTTTCTCACCCACCCCCCCTCTAGTAAACACTCCCCATGTCTAACCTGTTGCTCCGCCTGCAGCTGAACCAGTGGCCTCGCTCCGTCTCAGCCAAGTTCCAGTACAGCATCTACCCCATCTCCTTCTCTGTGGGAAACGCTGACGAATGGAAGAAGCTCTTCAAGCCCTGTGCTGCTCAGAGACTCTTCCTCCCTGTAAGCCAGCAGCATGTTTCTCACCTCATATCCCCACCACGCAAGGCACGCCCCGCTAAGCACGCCACGCAAAACACGCCACAAATCGGCAGACAGAAACAGTAGGTTCTCACTTGGCTCTGTTCTTCTGGTTTTACTAGATCTTGTCCAACTTATTTAGTTTAGGATCCACATTCAGCACAGTTTGATCTCCAGTTGGccggaccagtaaaataacagcacacTTACCTAGAATActaaaaacatccatccatccatcctcaatccatccatcaatccatctttttcgtcttttgtttttaataaattttgttatatttttaaaacttgtgcTGTTCACTGGAGCTCAGTGTCTCAGTGAAGTCATCACAGCCCTGTGATTGATTGTTGACGAGAAAACAGGAATAGATCAAAGAAATGAGACATTGTTTTTCTGCATAACTGCTTCAGCGTCACACGTGTTGTTagtcccagaaaatccaaaaatgggcaaagaggtggagctgagagggaaactgtgaaggtgggggtgaatgactgacacccatcaaactccgagctgcctgtagctaagagctaaccgtgctaacccggagctaacggtagctaaccagctaacggaggtaggcgggctaaagctaaggcgcactgttagccgcCTTAAACCCacggttgtgctacactctcccttctttctgcggatattggatacctgtcaatcaaaaggacacgcccctaattattccatatttcaagattaaataacatccaaacagatgagttagaaaaaaattcaccccctcacagttgtcatgaaggtaaacttgaccttttaatcctaaaatggatttttgtaccaggctttaaacattttatctctgctgtgaagatctttttaacatgggagtctatggggatttgctctgttttggagcccctagtggacgaggggggaactgtaactttttgcacttccgcacaggcttcacattttactggccAAGGTTGCCGTTTGGGAGAGACAGACAGCGCGGGGGAGGGTGGGATGTCAGAGCAGAGGAAGTCGCTGTgaaaaacttcctgtttagtggtaaatgttttgctaccagctttagcaataaacaccacacagctctgctagttcTAGTAGAGTCCTGTTTCTGCTTCACTACTGCTGGGCTAACctctgaagctagctgcagcttcacccaggaggactcacctctcctccatctccagaCCTCGGTTTggaggtggaagcaggaaaGATTCCCACAGTTTTCTCAGAGTTTTCCCCTATAGTGGTGACAACAGTGGAGGTTATTAACCATCAACGAAATGTTGCTTCAGTAGGAAAAACACCAGACAGAAATAACTTGCATTGTTGCTGTTGGGGCGGTGTGTAGTTCACCTAGCAGTAAAGCCACCCCAGATTCCATCCTGAGATCTACCTGACCCATTTTTTCATACTACTTGCTGAACAGTAAAGGACAGTAGAGGcaacaaaatgttgaaaattaaacaaagtaaaaaaaatccattacatacattacataaataacatctcacatgtgtttttataaattatCTATAGTAACTACTGCATAAACTACTAGATAAACTCCTACATAGACTACTACACAAACCTCTACAGTAACTACTACAATACCACTAAGTAAAATACCAAATAAGCCAATACATAAACGTCAGCATAAACTAGAAAAATACTACTTAAACCACTACAAAAAACATCTACATAAACAACTACATAAACTACTACATAAACCGCTAGATAAACCACTTCATAAACTGCTAGATAAACTACTACATAAACTACTAAACGACTAAATAAACCACTAGATAAACTACTACATAAACTACTAAACGACTAAATAAACCACTAGATGAACTACTAAGTAAACCACTAGATAAAATACTAGATAAACTACTATATAAACTACTAAATAAACTACTACATAAACAGCTAGATAAACTACTAAACTACTACATAAACTGCTAGATAAACTACTACATAAAGTACTGCATAAACTACTACATAAACTACTAAGTAAACTACTACATAAACCGCTACAGTAACTACTACAATACCACTAAGTAAAATACCAAATAAGCCAATACATAAACGTCAGCATAAACTAGAAAAATACTACTTAAACCACTACAAAAAACATCTACATAAACTACTACATAAACCGCTAGATAAACCACTTCATAAACTGCTAGATAAACTACTACATAAACTACTAAACGACTAAATAAACCACTAGATAAACTACTACATAAACTACTAAACGACTAAATAAACCACTAGATAAACTACAAAGTAAACCACTAGATAAAATACTAGATAAACTACTATATAAACTACTAAATAAACTACTACATAAACCGCTACAGTAACTACTACAATACCACTAAGTAAAATACCAAATAAGCCCATACATAAACGTCAGCATAAACTAGAAAAATACTACTTAAACCACTACAAAAAACATCTACATAAACAACTACATAAACTACTACATAAACCGCTAGATAAACCACTTCATAAACTGCTAGATAAACTACTACATAAACTACTAAACGACTAAATAAACCACTAGATAAACTACTACATAAACTACTAAACGACTAAATAAACCACTAGATAAACTACAAAGTAAACCACTAGATAAAATACTAGATAAACTACTATATAAACTACTAAATAAACTACTACATAAACAGCTAGATAAACTACTAAACTACTACATAAACTGCTAGATAAACTACTACATAAAGTACTGCATAAACTACTACATAAACTACTAAGTAAACTACTACATAAACCGCTACATAAACTACTACATAAAGTACTGCATAAACCGCTAGATAAACTACTACATAAACTACTAACTAAACTACTACATAAACTACTAAATAAACCGCTAGATAAACTACTACATAAACTACTACATAAACCGCATACATTGTGTACCGGACTGGAGGCTCCAGTCATTTCAGGCACTTCAAATTCGAATGTGACCCCTCAGGTGTAAAACCTTTTGGCTGCATCCTCGGggagtttttctttctgaagtGTCACATGGTGAACCAGGTGGGCTGCAGATGGTTCAGTCCTGCATTGTGAACAGTTTTCTGACCCAGAAAACCACCATGAATGAACTCCGACGTCCCCTCTGTGCTCttgttttggtgttttctcAGATAATCCTCAAAGAAGTGGACTCGTTGCTCTACGTGGACACCGACGTGCTGTTCCTACGGCCCATTGACGACCTCTGGAGTCTCCTGAAGTCCTTCAACAAGACCCAGCTGGCAGCAATGGCCCCAGAGCACGAGGTTCCCAGGATTGGCTGGTACAGCCGGTTTGCCCGCCACCCTTTCTACGGCAACACAGGGGTCAACTCTGGGGTCATGCTCATGAATCTGACAAGGATCCGGAGCAGGCTCTTTAAAGTAAGTCCAGAACGTTCTATAATAGAAAGCTAGAAATACGCCACGTTTTCCCTTTAACATTTGAGGCTGGAGTCAGAGGCTGAGCCTCCCGGCTGTGGTTCAAGCCTTCCAGGTTTTCCACACCAGACTTCTGCCCTCACAGCtcagcttcatgtttttctcttctcttttcaagGCTGCAGTTCAGCTTTTTGCTGCTGATTTTTTCAGAACAGTCTGATTCCCTCTGGCCTGTCGTGGGAGGATCTTCTCCATCCACTTTACCAGAAGTACAAGAACCACATCACCTGGGGAGATCAGGACCTCCTCAACATTATCTTCCACTACAATCCTGGTACAGAGCTCACTGGAAACGcatgctgaaatgttttttttctcgcTTAGATCTTTATTAACTTTTGTATacaaaagaaggagaaaacactcttattttatttttatttaacctttatttaaccaggtaaaacaACGAGGGCCATGCCTctacaaacataaacaaatgagATATGAACAAGAGGAGGTAGCAAATATTATAACACGTCAGCATAGATAGATCTAGACAGTGTTCATGTGTGATTCTTTGTAGGCAATTCATTTGTCCCAGTTTTCCTGAAACACTGATTCCTTGAGTCTGAGGgtgaaagtaatttttttccatttcaaaaaTCTCTGGGACAATATGAACCCTTTGGTTAAAGTTGGGTCTGGTTTTAGCCATTTTCTAGTTACTGCTTTTCTTGCTGCTGTCAGGAGTATTTTAAGCAGGTACTTCTTTCCTGACCACTTTACAAATGTTGTCATGTATTTGGTTGTACATGTCATGGGAACAGAGTAttgcaatattttctttaaggaGAAATAGATAGAATTCCAAAATGTTGTAATCTTTAAACAGCTCCAAAAGACATGTATGACTGGCATCTGCAGAACCACATTGCCTCCAACACATTTGTTGTACTGGCAGTTGTTTGCTCTTAATAGATGGGGTAATGAAAAAgtgaatattaatataatattaatattaatataataattgAGTTCCCTCCATTTCAATGAACAAGTGAAGGTTTGCGACATCAAACACATCTGAAAACATTGACAAgcgtttctttttccttttctctttgacATGCACTGTTCCTGACAGACCGTTAGGCTAACATACAGTTTGGaaataattttgacatttttttattatatgcaGCCAGCAATATTTCTAGAACTACATTAGGTTCACTTGTTCCA
Protein-coding sequences here:
- the gxylt2 gene encoding glucoside xylosyltransferase 2: MRIRCKVAAIAACCGVFLLFYFWGSNAADDPPLKEVGDDPEEEEENDGESFSSPSEYRSDAAAKFARKSARVRSREEKETGTINRGENIKSLWRSNVALPVITRPRAEEVMHLAVVACGDRLDETLIMVKSALLFSLKKIEFHIFAEDALTPQFEERLNQWPRSVSAKFQYSIYPISFSVGNADEWKKLFKPCAAQRLFLPIILKEVDSLLYVDTDVLFLRPIDDLWSLLKSFNKTQLAAMAPEHEVPRIGWYSRFARHPFYGNTGVNSGVMLMNLTRIRSRLFKNSLIPSGLSWEDLLHPLYQKYKNHITWGDQDLLNIIFHYNPECLFIFPCQWNYRPDHCMYGSNCKGAEEEGISILHGNRGVYHDNKQPVFKVVYDAIRDFPFEDNMFQSLLYPMQTQFLDTVHTLCGRIPQVFLKQIERTMRKVFEDKVVRHVRPHK